From the genome of Geobacter sp. SVR, one region includes:
- a CDS encoding sigma-54 dependent transcriptional regulator yields MERISILVVDDEAVIREGLKRILDSGRFAVEACQSGQRAIELLQEHEFDLIVTDLKMPGMNGIEVLTAVKTLQPDVPVIMITGYASVDTAVEAMKCGAVDYITKPFTPEQFLEKLERALEQRHQLLDEMYLKKEISSHHGFNRFVGESKEMQKVYRRIIQVAATTSTVLITGESGTGKELVARAIHDNGPRREQPFVAVDCSALAENLLESELFGHVKGSFTGAVQTKVGLFKVADGGTLFLDEVSNISLSTQAKLLRAFQERQITPIGGTQPVPINIHLIAATNRNLRTMVGEGAFREDLFFRLNVIPIDLPPLRERKGDVPLLIQHFLRRFSVAIGKEIRGVAPDAMAMLEAYAYPGNVREVENIIERAVVLAEGDIISREDLDQFDSAGGNEPRREETFFGARIPVTAEELKEMKRHIRGQAVEEIEKAFLISALKRNNCNVTKAAEETGILRTNFQGMLKRLGISSRTQMEL; encoded by the coding sequence ATGGAACGGATCAGCATATTGGTGGTTGACGATGAGGCGGTGATCAGGGAGGGGTTGAAGCGTATCCTCGACAGCGGGCGCTTTGCCGTGGAAGCCTGCCAGAGCGGTCAGCGGGCGATCGAGCTCCTGCAGGAGCATGAGTTCGACCTGATCGTCACGGACCTGAAAATGCCGGGCATGAACGGCATCGAGGTGCTCACTGCCGTAAAGACGCTCCAGCCCGATGTGCCGGTCATCATGATCACCGGTTATGCCTCGGTGGATACTGCCGTGGAGGCCATGAAATGCGGGGCGGTCGATTATATCACCAAGCCGTTTACCCCGGAGCAGTTCCTGGAAAAGCTGGAGCGTGCGCTGGAACAGCGCCATCAACTGCTGGACGAAATGTACCTGAAAAAGGAGATCAGCAGCCACCACGGCTTTAACCGATTCGTCGGTGAAAGCAAGGAGATGCAGAAGGTGTACCGCAGGATCATCCAGGTGGCGGCAACCACCAGTACGGTGCTGATCACCGGGGAGAGCGGCACCGGCAAGGAGCTGGTGGCCCGCGCCATCCATGACAACGGTCCCCGGCGGGAACAGCCCTTCGTGGCGGTGGACTGTTCGGCCCTGGCCGAGAACCTGTTGGAGAGCGAGCTGTTCGGCCATGTAAAGGGGTCGTTTACCGGAGCGGTCCAGACCAAGGTTGGACTGTTCAAGGTGGCTGACGGCGGCACGCTCTTCCTGGACGAGGTTTCCAACATCAGTCTTTCTACCCAGGCCAAGCTTCTGAGAGCCTTTCAGGAACGCCAGATTACTCCCATCGGCGGGACCCAGCCAGTTCCGATCAATATCCACCTGATTGCGGCCACCAACAGGAACCTGAGGACCATGGTCGGCGAAGGGGCTTTCCGGGAGGACCTCTTTTTCCGGCTCAACGTGATTCCGATCGATCTGCCGCCGCTGCGCGAGCGCAAGGGGGATGTGCCGCTTCTGATCCAACACTTCCTGAGGCGCTTTTCGGTCGCAATCGGCAAGGAGATCCGGGGTGTGGCGCCCGATGCCATGGCCATGCTGGAGGCCTATGCCTATCCGGGCAACGTGCGCGAGGTGGAGAACATCATCGAGCGGGCAGTGGTGCTGGCTGAAGGGGATATCATCAGCAGGGAGGACCTGGACCAGTTCGACAGCGCCGGTGGTAATGAGCCACGTCGGGAAGAGACATTCTTCGGCGCACGGATTCCCGTTACTGCCGAAGAGCTGAAGGAAATGAAGCGTCATATCCGCGGCCAGGCCGTGGAGGAGATCGAGAAAGCGTTCCTGATCAGCGCCCTGAAGCGCAACAACTGCAATGTCACTAAGGCCGCCGAGGAAACCGGCATCCTGCGGACCAATTTCCAGGGTATGCTTAAGCGGCTGGGGATTTCGTCCCGCACCCAGATGGAGCTGTAA
- a CDS encoding response regulator, whose product MQGLLIVDEDMDCRKQMAEMFIEAGYNVVVTNSVANALYGILKKTAQVVLLGTKFDEMTAVELIPLLKQCNRKLTIILVAADATLPLIRKLRSEGIFYHALKPVNAEDREEIRQAVSCAFKNLRLDPA is encoded by the coding sequence ATGCAAGGACTTCTTATCGTCGATGAAGACATGGATTGCCGGAAACAGATGGCGGAGATGTTTATCGAAGCCGGCTATAACGTCGTGGTAACCAATTCGGTGGCCAATGCCCTGTACGGCATCCTCAAGAAAACGGCGCAGGTGGTGCTGCTCGGCACCAAGTTCGACGAAATGACCGCCGTGGAGCTGATTCCGCTCCTCAAACAATGCAACCGCAAGCTGACCATCATCCTGGTGGCGGCGGACGCAACCCTGCCGCTGATCAGGAAACTCCGGAGCGAGGGCATTTTCTATCACGCCCTGAAACCGGTCAACGCCGAGGATCGCGAAGAGATCCGCCAGGCAGTGAGCTGCGCCTTCAAAAACCTGCGCCTCGATCCGGCCTGA
- a CDS encoding cytochrome c3 family protein → MNARQKGDITMRAYRFRPSPALMILLMLVPAVCLGISIPDTITLNDKGTLYEPFPFNHAKHVRDAKECSDCHHHTTGTLVEDPNCVRCHRNSGEAKTVTCRGCHSRSPFSVASLKELSSNEKIYHRDKPGLKGAMHQACIGCHSKQAAGPVGCEDCHTRKKAGHALYNSGEFTPKTRTATGHGH, encoded by the coding sequence ATGAACGCCCGACAGAAAGGAGACATCACCATGCGCGCTTACAGGTTCCGGCCTTCCCCGGCTCTCATGATCCTGCTGATGCTCGTCCCGGCGGTCTGCCTGGGAATCAGCATACCGGATACGATCACCCTGAACGACAAGGGCACCCTGTACGAGCCCTTCCCGTTCAACCACGCCAAGCATGTCCGGGACGCCAAGGAATGTTCGGACTGCCACCACCACACGACCGGCACGCTGGTGGAAGATCCCAATTGCGTCCGTTGTCACCGGAACAGCGGTGAAGCGAAAACCGTCACCTGTCGGGGATGCCACTCCCGCAGCCCCTTCTCGGTAGCCAGCCTGAAGGAGCTGAGCAGCAACGAGAAAATCTACCATCGCGACAAGCCGGGGCTCAAAGGAGCCATGCACCAGGCCTGCATCGGATGCCACAGCAAACAGGCGGCAGGGCCGGTGGGATGCGAAGACTGCCACACCCGCAAGAAGGCCGGGCACGCCTTGTACAACAGCGGGGAATTCACCCCGAAAACCAGGACCGCCACGGGGCACG